A single window of Dendropsophus ebraccatus isolate aDenEbr1 chromosome 5, aDenEbr1.pat, whole genome shotgun sequence DNA harbors:
- the LOC138794114 gene encoding odorant receptor 131-2-like: MVNSTELSNSTTTKGALTVEILGIAVSAVMLPFFVIFVYFMAIILNVFFTTPQVRETSRYILFIHMLLNDVIYLAISFFLFLFAIYHIILPIPACLVITCFSTCTFRITPYNLAVMSLERYMAICHPLRYAELCTAQRSCHAIVYMWMVGMIPQLANVVAYCCFTDSRTFYFKVICDWRSLELSFQVVIRTFLDTLSFSVVGMIIAYTYVKVMLVARRMDSEKFASKAGKTLLLHAFQLLLSMLSLTTIITETYLTSYFRYLPITNFILVMCLPRFASPLIYGLRDEVFGKPMRKPSSCQSVHRLT, translated from the coding sequence ATGGTAAATTCCACCGAGCTGAGTAATAGCACCACTACCAAAGGAGCTCTGACTGTGGAGATCTTGGGGATCGCTGTCTCTGCTGTGATGCTCCCCTTCTTTGTTATCTTTGTGTACTTTATGGCCATCATACTGAATGTCTTCTTCACCACCCCCCAGGTCCGGGAGACCTCCCGTTACATCTTGTTCATTCACATGCTTCTCAACGATGTCATCTACCTAGCCATCTCATTCTTCCTCTTTCTGTTTGCAATCTACCACATTATTTTGCCCATTCCAGCATGTCTTGTAATAACCTGTTTTTCCACATGTACGTTCAGGATTACCCCTTACAACCTGGCAGTCATGTCCTTGGAACGTTACATGGCCATCTGCCACCCATTACGATACGCAGAGTTGTGCACGGCTCAGAGATCCTGCCACGCCATTGTTTACATGTGGATGGTTGGAATGATTCCACAGCTTGCTAATGTTGTTGCCTATTGTTGTTTTACCGACTCAAGAACTTTTTACTTTAAGGTTATCTGCGACTGGAGGTCATTGGAGCTCAGCTTCCAAGTAGTTATAAGAACATTTCTTGATACTCTCAGTTTCTCCGTGGTGGGGATGATCATCGCCTACACATACGTTAAAGTCATGCTGGTTGCTCGGCGGATGGATTCTGAAAAATTTGCATCGAAGGCCGGGAAGACCCTCCTTCTCCACGCATTTCAGCTTCTATTATCCATGTTGTCTCTTACCACCATAATAACAGAAACATATTTGACGTCATATTTTCGATACTTACCCATTACCAACTTCATCTTAGTGATGTGTCTTCCCAGATTTGCCAGCCCTTTAATTTATGGCCTGAGAGATGAAGTGTTTGGAAAACCTATGAGAAAGCCATCATCCTGCCAAAGTGTACATAGGCTGACCTAA